From one Nycticebus coucang isolate mNycCou1 chromosome 14, mNycCou1.pri, whole genome shotgun sequence genomic stretch:
- the LOC128565867 gene encoding olfactory receptor 51I2-like gives MLSPQSYANISFFQPPAFLMIGIPGLEAVHGWISIPFSSMYTMALTGNCLIFLAVRRTPSLHQPMYFFLSMLALTDVGLTLTTLPTTLAVLWFDHRLIGFNTCLVQMFFLHSFSVVESSVLLAMSFDRFVAISNPLRYAAVLTNKVILRIGLAIIARATLCLFPVPFLIKRLNFCPSKNFLSHSFCFHPDVMRRACDDITINIRYGLFVVLSTGAIDSLLIILSYALILRTVLGLASPRERVRALNTCVSHILAVFVFFIPVITMSMIHRFGRHLPHIVHALVAYVYLVVPPVLNPIIYSVKSKPIREAMLRVLKGKKLG, from the coding sequence ATGCTCTCTCCCCAGTCCTATGCGAACATCTCCTTCTTCCAACCACCTGCTTTCCTCATGATTGGCATCCCAGGCCTGGAGGCCGTTCATGGCTGGATCTCCATCCCCTTCTCctctatgtacaccatggctcTCACAGGGAACTGCCTGATCTTCCTGGctgtgaggaggacccccagtCTGCACCAGCCCATGTATTTCTTCCTGTCCATGCTGGCCCTCACTGATGTGGGCCTCACCTTGACCACACTGCCCACCACCCTGGCTGTGCTCTGGTTTGACCATCGGCTCATCGGCTTCAACACCTGCCTCGTTCAGATGTTCTTCCTGCACTCCTTCTCTGTAGTGGAGTCCTCGGTGCTTCTGGCCATGTCATTTGACCGCTTTGTGGCCATCTCCAATCCCCTGCGCTATGCAGCTGTCCTCACAAATAAAGTCATCCTCAGGATTGGGCTGGCCATCATTGCCCGCGCTACCTTGTGCCTCTTCCCTGTGCCATTTCTGATTAAGCGATTAAACTTCTGCCCCAGCAAGAACTTCCTGTCCCATTCCTTCTGTTTCCACCCTGATGTGATGAGAAGGGCCTGTGATGACATCACCATCAACATACGCTATGGGCTGTTTGTGGTACTGTCCACAGGTGCCATAGACTCCTTGCTCATAATCCTATCATATGCTCTCATCCTGCGCACGGTCCTGGGTCTTGCCTCTCCCAGGGAGAGAGTCCGGGCCCTCAACACCTGTGTTTCCCACATTCTGGCTgtatttgtcttctttattccAGTTATCACCATGTCCATGATCCACCGTTTTGGAAGGCACCTGCCTCACATTGTACATGCCCTTGTCGCCTATGTGTACCTGGTGGTGCCTCCTGTGCTCAACCCCATCATCTACAGTGTCAAATCCAAGCCCATCAGGGAGGCCATGCTAAGGGTGCTGAAAGGGAAGAAGCTAGGCTAA